A genomic window from Vitis riparia cultivar Riparia Gloire de Montpellier isolate 1030 chromosome 18, EGFV_Vit.rip_1.0, whole genome shotgun sequence includes:
- the LOC117906641 gene encoding putative laccase-9, which yields MTGYILKVKDTDTKKMKLMNTGLFLHVAGFVVCCGMMLHCAADSKVHYHEFHLTESNFTRLCSTKTMLTVNESFPGPVIRVRKGDTIYVNIHNQGSYGVTIHWHGVKNPRNPWGDGPEYITQCPIPPGTNFTQEVIFTTEEGTLWWHAHSDWTRATVHGAIVVLPALGTTYPFPQPDAEEIIVLASWYKHDVMELMTESLNSGGKANLSDAFTINGQPGDLYPCSKETTYRLMVDYGKTYLLRIVNAAQNQDFFFMIAKHKFTVVGGDASYFKPLTTPYIMITPGESMDVLVTADQPLGEYYIVATPYFDGGGDNYDHSTATAIFEYRGNYTHPSTPSFPYHIPAYNDTVVASLFTNQIRSLASPEHPVDVPLDVTTRMYLVATMNMLPCPNDSCAGPDGYRLAAGLNNKTFENPKVDILQAYYWNLSGFYEPNFSDQPLHYFNFTSDDLVSNNVTVSDPGTRVKVLNYNETVEIVFQGTDVMNAAENHPIHLHGYKFYVVGRGQGIFNNVTDPKNYNLYDPPELNTIPIPKDGWATIRFKASNPGVWFMHCHYDRHMTWGMDTAFIVKSGGTAETSMKGPPAYMPPCDLESFLGSKDSMLLREDR from the exons ATGACTGGCTATATATTGAAGGTCAAGGACACGGATACGAAGAAAATGAAGTTGATGAACACGGGTCTGTTCCTCCATGTTGCCGGGTTTGTGGTTTGCTGTGGGATGATGCTCCATTGCGCTGCTGACAGCAAAGTCCATTACCATGAGTTTCAT CTGACGGAGAGCAACTTCACAAGGCTGTGCAGTACAAAGACGATGTTGACTGTGAATGAAAGTTTTCCGGGGCCGGTGATTCGTGTTCGCAAGGGAGATACTATTTACGTTAATATTCATAACCAAGGATCCTATGGTGTCACCATTCACTG GCATGGAGTGAAGAACCCAAGAAATCCATGGGGAGATGGGCCTGAGTACATCACACAATGCCCCATTCCACCGGGAACAAATTTCACTCAAGAGGTGATATTTACCACCGAGGAAGGGACACTGTGGTGGCATGCCCACAGTGACTGGACCAGAGCCACTGTGCACGGTGCCATTGTTGTTTTGCCTGCTCTTGGAACTACATATCCCTTTCCACAGCCTGATGCAGAAGAAATCATTGTATTGG CATCTTGGTATAAGCATGATGTGATGGAACTGATGACGGAAAGTCTTAACAGTGGTGGAAAGGCAAATTTATCAGACGCTTTCACCATCAATGGCCAACCTGGGGATCTATATCCCTGCTCCAAAG AAACAACATACAGACTGATGGTTGACTATGGGAAGACCTATCTTCTCCGCATAGTGAATGCTGCACAGAACCAagatttcttcttcatgatcGCTAAACACAAATTCACAGTGGTTGGAGGGGATGCATCCTACTTCAAACCCTTAACCACCCCTTATATAATGATAACTCCAGGAGAATCAATGGATGTGTTGGTCACAGCAGACCAACCTCTTGGAGAGTATTACATTGTTGCTACTCCATACTTCGATGGTGGAGGAGATAACTATGATCATAGCACTGCTACTGCAATTTTCGAGTACAGAGGGAACTACACTCACCCATCAACTCCTTCATTTCCATACCACATTCCTGCTTACAATGATACAGTTGTTGCTTCATTGTTTACGAACCAGATAAGAAGCTTGGCAAGCCCAGAGCACCCCGTTGATGTCCCACTAGATGTCACTACCCGAATGTATTTAGTAGCCACCATGAACATGTTGCCTTGTCCAAACGACTCCTGCGCGGGGCCGGATGGCTATAGGCTCGCTGCAGGCTTGAACAACAAGACTTTTGAGAACCCAAAAGTGGATATCCTTCAAGCCTACTACTG GAACTTGAGTGGGTTCTATGAGCCGAACTTCTCGGACCAGCCACTTCATTATTTTAACTTCACATCTGATGATTTGGTGAGCAACAATGTTACCGTATCCGACCCTGGGACTAGGGTGAAGGTGCTGAACTACAATGAGACAGTCGAGATAGTGTTCCAAGGGACTGATGTAATGAATGCAGCAGAGAATCATCCAATTCATCTCCATGGATACAAATTTTATGTGGTTGGAAGGGGTCAAGGAATATTTAACAATGTGACCGACCCCAAAAATTATAATCTTTATGATCCACCAGAACTTAATACCATCCCAATTCCTAAGGATGGATGGGCAACCATCAGATTCAAAGCTAGTAATCCAG GTGTGTGGTTTATGCACTGTCACTATGACAGACATATGACCTGGGGAATGGACACTGCTTTTATAGTAAAGAGTGGTGGTACAGCTGAGACGAGTATGAAGGGTCCTCCTGCTTACATGCCTCCTTGCGATCTTGAATCCTTTCTTGGCTCCAAGGACTCAATGTTACTTAGAGAAGATAGATAA